From the genome of Nitrospinota bacterium, one region includes:
- a CDS encoding DUF1926 domain-containing protein: MNKIYFLFGLHNHQPVGNFEHVFEEAFEKCYSPLLDTLNRFPSVRLSLHHSGPLLEWIEKNRPEYLDRMKEMVSANRVEILGGGFYEPILSSLPVRDAVGQLEMMNDWVEKHFGKRPRGAWLAERIWDPSLPEVLYRAGIEFTLLDDTHFYYAGLTENDMNGYYITEKHGFTTAIFPIDKFLRYSIPFKEPVETINYFKSSKEKHGTTAITYGDDGEKFGLWPETYDWVYTRKWLERFLETITANHDDVETIFYSEYIDRFPAKGKIYLPPASYEEMMHWTLAPKTANRYSKILEELKMENKREQYMPFLRGGLWDNFMVKYDEANILHKKMLYVSERAKKASSMLKGKARISAINAPLYRGQCNCPYWHGLFGGLYLSNLRHAVHTNLIDSLNEAGKVLHKTKTWVEVQTADYFKMKDENIIAETGDIFTVIDPSYGGSLVELDFKPSSFNLSNVLARREEEYHQKIIDSVNQKAAGEKEILSIHDRIHMKEEGLDKKLVIDRYLRRSFIDHFHDYMPTINDFWQMTTKEQSDFTKGRYGIVSASTKKEKGIIALERNGIFTTHESGHKVSVNKTFSINSKKPEIACTYTISNTGAQRLHFVFGVEWNFTLLAADAPDRYVTILGHKHLMNSEGQTDKVDEWSMTDEYFKFTAEFSAEKPVTLLRYPIETVSQSEGGFESNYQGTCFMALEWVSIAPGASLERTYTIRLKSL; encoded by the coding sequence ATGAACAAAATTTACTTCCTCTTTGGCCTGCATAACCACCAGCCGGTCGGAAATTTTGAGCATGTATTCGAAGAAGCCTTCGAAAAATGCTACTCCCCCCTGCTGGACACCCTTAACCGTTTCCCCTCAGTGCGCCTCTCACTCCATCATTCAGGCCCTCTGCTCGAATGGATCGAAAAAAACCGTCCGGAATATCTCGACAGGATGAAGGAGATGGTCTCCGCCAACAGGGTGGAGATCCTCGGCGGAGGTTTTTACGAGCCGATCCTCTCCTCCCTTCCGGTTCGGGATGCTGTGGGACAGTTGGAAATGATGAACGACTGGGTTGAAAAACATTTCGGCAAAAGGCCGCGGGGCGCGTGGCTGGCGGAAAGAATTTGGGATCCGTCCCTTCCGGAGGTTCTATACCGCGCAGGCATCGAATTCACACTGCTCGATGATACCCACTTCTATTATGCGGGCCTGACGGAAAATGACATGAACGGATATTACATCACCGAAAAACATGGCTTCACCACCGCCATCTTCCCAATCGACAAATTCCTGCGCTACTCGATCCCGTTCAAGGAGCCGGTAGAAACAATCAATTATTTCAAGAGTTCAAAGGAAAAGCATGGAACCACCGCAATTACCTATGGCGACGACGGCGAAAAGTTCGGACTCTGGCCGGAAACGTACGACTGGGTATACACGCGCAAATGGCTTGAGCGCTTTCTTGAAACAATAACTGCCAATCATGATGATGTTGAGACCATCTTCTACTCGGAATATATCGACCGTTTCCCGGCAAAAGGAAAAATATACCTCCCGCCCGCTTCATACGAGGAGATGATGCACTGGACACTCGCCCCAAAAACCGCGAACCGGTACTCAAAGATCCTCGAAGAGCTGAAAATGGAAAACAAAAGGGAGCAGTACATGCCATTCCTGCGGGGAGGGCTTTGGGACAACTTCATGGTCAAATACGATGAAGCAAACATCCTTCACAAAAAAATGCTCTACGTTTCCGAACGTGCGAAAAAGGCCTCTTCCATGCTAAAGGGGAAAGCAAGAATATCCGCCATCAACGCCCCTCTCTACAGGGGGCAGTGCAATTGCCCCTACTGGCACGGCCTGTTCGGAGGCCTCTATCTGAGCAACCTCCGCCACGCCGTACACACTAATCTCATCGACTCCCTCAATGAGGCTGGCAAGGTATTGCATAAAACCAAAACATGGGTTGAAGTGCAAACCGCCGACTACTTCAAGATGAAGGACGAAAATATAATCGCGGAAACAGGCGATATCTTCACAGTTATCGATCCATCTTACGGCGGAAGCCTCGTGGAACTCGATTTTAAACCCTCCTCCTTCAACCTCAGCAACGTCCTCGCTCGCAGGGAAGAGGAGTACCACCAGAAGATAATCGATTCCGTAAACCAAAAGGCCGCTGGCGAAAAGGAGATTCTCTCCATCCACGACAGAATTCACATGAAGGAAGAGGGACTCGACAAAAAACTCGTTATCGACCGCTACCTTCGCCGCTCCTTCATCGACCACTTCCACGACTACATGCCGACGATCAACGACTTTTGGCAGATGACAACAAAGGAACAGTCTGATTTTACGAAAGGGCGATACGGCATAGTTTCCGCCAGCACGAAAAAAGAGAAAGGGATTATCGCTCTGGAACGAAACGGTATCTTTACAACACACGAGAGCGGACACAAGGTTTCGGTAAATAAAACATTTTCCATAAACTCAAAAAAACCGGAAATTGCCTGCACATACACAATTTCAAATACCGGAGCGCAGAGGCTCCATTTCGTCTTCGGTGTCGAATGGAACTTCACGCTCCTCGCCGCCGACGCACCGGACAGATACGTTACTATCCTGGGGCATAAACATCTCATGAATTCAGAGGGACAGACCGACAAGGTGGACGAATGGTCTATGACCGACGAATATTTCAAATTCACCGCCGAATTTTCCGCCGAAAAGCCCGTGACGCTCCTCCGCTATCCGATAGAAACCGTTTCGCAATCAGAAGGGGGCTTTGAATCGAATTACCAGGGGACATGCTTCATGGCCCTTGAATGGGTATCGATCGCCCCCGGTGCCTCTCTTGAGCGCACATACACCATTAGATTAAAATCGCTCTAA